In the Carassius gibelio isolate Cgi1373 ecotype wild population from Czech Republic chromosome A2, carGib1.2-hapl.c, whole genome shotgun sequence genome, one interval contains:
- the LOC127939842 gene encoding uncharacterized protein LOC127939842, translating into MATEILLEEELLLYQDKCKNDLVSSLKGIPDVTKEFLKRIDDLFSKHISFQLTCDKQKHQLEDIRENCSSLSREVENKLQSYLDIVGNQFTKLNGENAKYTIENKRLKEDTTWCNQNRSAMNRENRKTLELLQLKNDKDSEKLLLENRRLKGDNNLKENLLSVKEKEIKMLTNTIETLNTSLVNCKPPMRTNPFMNNYGFPNIPHTGGTGLSSTGLSKPNMPWPGTGSTGPAFSSPNGLGSIPRWGSTGSGVTGSLNTAVGATGTISGGLGSTGFGHAGSNPTATGNIGQSGAGMTAFSSTGSSGVGMGKPVIGGAGVGSVGSNTPGFGGTRIPVGGSEISQAQINLHLKELHRYLVPNNSGK; encoded by the exons atgGCTACTGAAA TACTCCTTGAAGAAGAGCTCCTCTTGTACCAAGATAAGTGCAAAAATGATCTTGTCAGTTCTTTAAAAGGAATCCCTGATGTCACTAAAGAATTCCTCAAAAGGATCGATGACCTCTtctcaaaacacatttctttccAACTAACATGTGATAAACAAAAACATCAGCTTGAAGATATTCGGGAAAACTGCAGCAGTCTTTCAAGAGAAGTTGAGAACAAGCTCCAGTCATACTTGGACATAGTGGGAAACCAGTTCACAAAACTTAATGGGGAAAATGCCAAATATACGATAGAGAACAAACGCCTGAAAGAGGACACCACTTGGTGCAATCAGAATCGCAGTGCCATGAATCGTGAGAATCGCAAAACTCTTGAGCTACTTCAGCTCAAGAATGACAAAGACAGTGAAAAACTTCTGCTAGAGAATAGAAGGCTTAAAGGAGACAACAACCTGAAAGAAAACCTTCTCTcagtgaaagaaaaagaaattaaaatgctCACAAACACCATTGAGACTCTCAATACTTCACTTGTCAACTGTAAG CCACCAATGCGAACTAACCCATTCATGAACAACTACGGTTTTCCAAACATACCTCATACTGGTGGAACCGGTCTGAGTTCAACAGGCCTGAGCAAACCAAACATGCCATGGCCCGGGACCGGCTCCACTGGGCCAGCATTTTCCAGTCCTAATGGTTTAGGATCCATCCCAAGATGGGGCAGCACAGGATCAGGTGTGACAGGATCTTTAAATACAGCTGTAGGGGCGACAGGGACCATTTCAGGTGGACTGGGCAGCACAGGATTTGGCCATGCTGGATCAAACCCTACTGCAACTGGCAATATAGGACAAAGTGGAGCAGGGATGACAGCCTTCAGCAGTACAGGATCAAGTGGAGTAGGGATGGGAAAACCAGTGATTGGAGGTGCAGGTGTTGGCTCAGTTGGGTCTAACACACCTGGATTTGGAGGAACAAGAATACCAGTTGGTGGGAGTGAAATAAGCCAAG CACAGATAAATCTCCATTTGAAGGAGCTGCATCGTTATTTAGTCCCAAATAACTCAGGGAAGTGA